A single window of Carassius auratus strain Wakin chromosome 9, ASM336829v1, whole genome shotgun sequence DNA harbors:
- the LOC113108233 gene encoding death-associated protein-like 1-B: MVQLSKTGARDTLKAGHPPAVKAGGKRVVKKSADDNANVEKETKKVDKARSLPTPSRMQHLSLLLAGPLEKLSHDFPETPVSVRHSRVRPSVEKPHVPRLSICIQQPRKF, translated from the exons ATGGTGCAACTTTctaaaactggagcgagagacaCGCTCAAAGCTGGTCATCCGCCCGCAG TGAAAGCTGGAGGGAAGAGAGTGGTGAAGAAGAGTGCTGATGATAACGCCAATGTGGAGAAGGAGACCAAGAAGGTGGATAAAGCCAG GTCCCTGCCGACTCCTTCCAGAATGCAGCACCTGAGTCTGCTGCTGGCTGGTCCGCTTGAGAAG CTGAGTCATGATTTCCCAGAGACTCCAGTTTCTGTGCGCCACAGCAGAGTCCGACCGAGCGTGGAGAAACCTCACGTCCCGCGCCTCTCCATCTGCATTCAACAGCCACGCAAATTTTGA